The following are encoded together in the Methanobrevibacter sp. genome:
- the truD gene encoding tRNA pseudouridine(13) synthase TruD: MLNATTYVTSQEGIGGTIRNQYEDFYVEEIPEVIPDGEGPNVYVWIEKLGRTTLDVVLDIARDLHISRKRMGFAGMKDKKAITRQWICIANMDSEDQFRQVENLDIYNTDFLKVVRGRKKLRMGQLKGNKFKILIKDLDDVQESAEIANEVLTELEIRGVPNYFGWQRFGKPRTVTHLVGEALVENDLEEAVRRYIGNPTEDEGEDNQKARKAYDDGNLEESLSLMGKGMRYEKMMIKELIKDSKKGELTDKSYMNALHALPKPLQRMFVHAYQSYLFNEAVSNRVAMGIDKYVEGDIVIDNEEHIVRDKSHEEFQELITNFKANPTCPLYGTKVPFAGGEVGEMEKGVLDKYGVKKEDFEVPKMPRLGSFGLRRNMRFQVWDSKATPTDEGVLCEFSINKGSYATAVLREIMKKDVI; encoded by the coding sequence ATGTTAAATGCTACTACTTATGTTACATCTCAAGAGGGTATTGGTGGAACTATTAGAAACCAATATGAAGACTTTTATGTTGAAGAAATTCCAGAGGTCATTCCTGATGGTGAAGGCCCAAATGTTTATGTTTGGATTGAAAAACTTGGAAGAACAACTTTGGACGTTGTCCTCGACATTGCCCGTGACTTGCATATCTCAAGAAAAAGAATGGGCTTTGCAGGTATGAAAGATAAAAAAGCCATAACTCGTCAATGGATTTGCATTGCAAACATGGATTCCGAAGACCAGTTCAGGCAAGTTGAAAACTTGGATATTTACAATACTGATTTTTTAAAGGTTGTTAGGGGTCGTAAAAAACTCAGAATGGGTCAGCTTAAGGGGAACAAGTTTAAAATTCTCATCAAAGATTTGGATGATGTCCAAGAAAGCGCTGAGATTGCAAATGAAGTTTTGACTGAACTTGAAATCAGAGGTGTTCCCAATTATTTCGGCTGGCAGAGATTTGGAAAGCCTAGAACAGTTACCCATCTTGTTGGAGAGGCTCTGGTTGAAAATGACCTTGAGGAGGCTGTCAGAAGATATATAGGAAATCCGACAGAAGATGAGGGTGAAGACAATCAAAAGGCAAGAAAAGCCTATGATGATGGAAACTTGGAGGAATCTTTAAGTCTGATGGGCAAGGGAATGCGCTATGAAAAGATGATGATTAAGGAATTGATTAAAGATTCCAAGAAGGGGGAATTGACAGACAAATCCTATATGAATGCCCTGCACGCACTTCCAAAGCCTTTGCAGAGAATGTTTGTCCATGCATATCAATCTTATCTGTTCAATGAGGCCGTAAGCAATAGGGTTGCTATGGGCATTGACAAATATGTTGAGGGAGATATTGTCATTGACAATGAAGAGCATATTGTTCGGGACAAATCCCATGAAGAGTTTCAGGAATTGATTACAAACTTTAAGGCCAACCCGACCTGCCCGTTATATGGTACAAAGGTTCCGTTTGCAGGCGGTGAAGTTGGAGAAATGGAAAAGGGCGTTTTAGACAAGTATGGTGTTAAAAAAGAGGATTTTGAAGTTCCGAAAATGCCTCGTTTAGGAAGTTTTGGACTTAGGCGCAATATGCGTTTTCAAGTTTGGGACAGTAAGGCGACTCCAACCGACGAGGGGGTTTTATGCGAATTTTCCATTAATAAGGGCTCTTATGCGACTGCAGTTTTAAGAGAAATAATGAAAAAGGATGTTATTTAG
- a CDS encoding DUF126 domain-containing protein, translating to MIECRSIAKGKGKGELIVSSEPISFLGGVNPENGEIIDPNHELKGEIIKDKVLFIPGGKGSTVGSYVIFQMMKNNTAPKAIICLNAEPIIATGAIMSDIPMVDSPSNVNDLTDGTLVEVDGDNGTIEIL from the coding sequence ATGATTGAATGTAGAAGTATTGCAAAAGGAAAGGGAAAAGGGGAGTTGATTGTTTCATCTGAACCGATTAGTTTTTTAGGTGGAGTAAATCCTGAAAATGGTGAAATAATTGATCCTAATCATGAATTGAAAGGGGAAATTATCAAAGATAAGGTTTTATTTATTCCTGGTGGAAAGGGGTCTACTGTCGGATCTTACGTGATTTTTCAGATGATGAAAAACAACACTGCTCCAAAAGCCATCATCTGCCTTAATGCTGAGCCTATCATTGCAACAGGTGCAATAATGTCCGATATTCCAATGGTTGACTCACCAAGCAATGTCAATGACTTGACTGATGGGACTTTGGTTGAAGTCGATGGGGATAACGGAACAATCGAAATATTATAG